Genomic DNA from Chaetodon trifascialis isolate fChaTrf1 chromosome 19, fChaTrf1.hap1, whole genome shotgun sequence:
CATTCTGGttcaggtcacacacacacaggtacgcTTGGCCTCAGAGTCCCCTGCTCTCCTTCTTAAATGGCTTTGTGTCTATAATGGCCATCATGCTGCCCTCAGCACTCCTGTCCTGCTTCACTGCACCATTCAACAGTGCACTGCAGTGTACAGTAAATCCCTATTTATGCCTAAACCTAGTTGGATTTGATTAGACCAATTAGATGTGAGTGGCTCAGCTGAGCCCAGGCTGAATTCCTCATTCAGCTGCTGAAGTTTTGAAAAGGCTCTGTTCGGCCAAACTGTCATTAGAAAACGGAGTAATTTCAGGCTGCAATCAGGTTTGCAAAGTCTCAGCAAAAAGGTTTAGAATATGCTGGACTCACTGTTTTCAGCCTAAATTCTGTtcatttactttactttttagACTTGACTTGAAACTTGCTTTCACAGAACTTGAGACTTAACTTGGGACTTGCTTTGTCAAGACGTGAGACTTTATTTGAGATTTGCTTGGACAAGACCTGACCAGGAAGTTACAACAGCTCTAGTGCACtctcaaaaaagaaagaaaatattatttgtgcatttataGTAATGGATCTCCCTCAGCAACTGTTCTCAGCACTTATCAGCTTATCAGATCACAAATCAGACTGCTGTCCCCTCAACGTCTTCCTTGTAGTATTCCTTGATGCAGCATAGTTACTCGTCTTAACTCAGTCAACACACATTTGCAGAGGAGTTGTCCCCCCTTTGAATATGCAAGCATTTTTCTGAGTTACAAGCTGTGATTCCCATCTATCACTCCAGTCCCATTCAGGTTTCATTCCTCACAGTGACAAACAAGCCCTGGAATGTACAGAAGGAGATAAGACTATTATTTCACCCCACAGCAcctctgtgtcactgtcacagGAATGTTTGGTGTGACAGCCACAGCATGTGTAATAAAATACCCACATatgttgcacacacatacacacaatcacacaaagaTGTCATTAGGACCGTCATACTATGGCAAATTAATGCTCCAAGCCCAGCCTGTCTGGCTCAAATGCTTCAGTCCTAGGATGACATTTTACAATCATAAATACTTCTCTGCTTCCTTCTCTTCAGGGAGGCAACACCCTTCATCCAAAACCACCTATCGAGTCGAACAAGTCTCTGTTCTGTGCGGCTGAAATGTGATGAATAGCAATTAAAGCCTCACAAGGCAGGGGACAGTAAAGTGAATCAGCCACTCCCAACAGGAGAAGACTTGTTCTTCAGTACCACTATCGGTCATGATTACTCATACGTTAGTTGACACACTTCTTAAGCCTTTTAACTGGCAGCATTCAGGAGTGTAAATGGAAACATACTGAAGGAAAAGTGACATAACGTGACCCAAATATACTCAAattcatgtttcttttcatcATCACGTTTCCCTCACCTGTGACAGCTGGTACAAAGGCCAACGAGAGTGAtgctgaggatgaggaagacAATGAGGGAGATGATGCCCACCTCTGGGGCTGAAACCCAACCCAACATGCCAACCATCCCTACTGGAGCCATTGTCGTGGTGCTCTGTAAAGAGCAGAAACACCACACAGCACGACACGACAGCATGACACATCCTGATCATGTCCAGTGATAAAGCAGCATTGCACACATTAAAGTCAGGCACTTCTCAGATGCTCATattcttaaaaataaaacagcataaaatcataatcacacacagcacagcaaaaaAGTGAAATACAGGCTTCATAACTTACGTTGTAAGATGACTGACTCTGGTGTAGCTCTGacaaaaactgctgtcagtcatgCAGCTGCCTTTGCTTTATGGGACTCAGAGCAGGCAGGCGACTGAGGGAGGGACTCTCTTTATTGGTGTCTTGTTATGAAGGAGGTGCTGACACAAGCCCATAGACAGCccattgtgtttttcatcagcgCTACATCTGCACCTGAGCGCGCTGGCACCTGACACGCCTGCGACTTCCAGGAATGTTGGAATGTGTCTTCTAACCAAAAATGATAGAACTTCAAAAGCTGGTGAAAAAGCCCAATAAATCAATAGAAGACATGTTTTAAACTTACACTGAAAATCCTGCTGTGGGGGAAAACCTGAGAGCTGAACCAAACACTGATGTTAATTCATTTGTGTGCTGTGGCTGCCTGCCTGGGAAAAGCTAATCAGACATacaatcactcacacacaaatgtttgttgtgttgtattaCTGAGTTGTGAGTTATACAGTACTAATCACATTCTCTCAAACACTCTTTTATGTTGTATTTCTGCTCATGCAAAGGCTATGATAGAACCCCATGGTCATCTATTGCCAGTTGCACATTTATATCTTTAATTCCACGTTGTTTAGTGGATGGATATATGCTACATTCCCAGTAAATGACACTGGAAAATGCACTTCTATTGCAGTACGCATTAGTTTCTCTTTCTTGGTCCCTCTACTGAGAGCTGAAATTATACTCACAAGGGAGgaattacagaaaaaaaggacCATTGTTCTAATGCAAAGCAGGGTTTGGATGCAGAATAAGACTGGTGTAAATGGATTACTGCACTTCAGAGGTGCAGTTTGAGTTCTGCACGTGGAAGTGAAGACATTTAAGCTGATctctttgaaaatgtcaaagtgGAGACGATGAAGCTAAGggataatgtaaatgtaaaaagttcCCCCTGTGGTGGTGAGTGCTGGGATGAACGGCTCATGAGCAAATGAATGTGGCAACCCAAAACTAAAAGAAACAGATATACTTTGTGTGTAGGTGGAGGAGGGTGGCATACCATAGCATGGTGTAAAATTGCACTGACTGTTAATGTCAGCTATGTGCATGCTTCCAGCCACACCTGCACAATAATGCTATCAGCCCTGAAGCTCTTCTTTCTGACTGCCTGGTCAGTGGAATTACTTCATTCAGTGCCAACGGAGCAGACAATTATGTAATTGTGCATTCACACTGTATTAAAGTCATTAAATGCTTTCATATAATTTCTTCTACTCGTTTCACCCCAAGACACagcatttttgcattttcagcaatcatttagattttttcttttaaacttttggacacagccaggctggctgtttgctcttgcttccagtctttacgTTTAGACACATAGTGGTATCATCTAACTCTGCAAAAAAGGTGGATTTCCACAAATGTAACTATTTCTTCAATGACTATGGAATGAAGTTTTGTAGATGGGGAGACACACTGGAGGGTTGGCAGAGAAACAATTGCATTGATTCACCCccgacacacacatccacactggCATACCGCACCACCCCTGACTCTTTTAAGATTACACACACATCTCTTTGTTAGTGGTGACAAGGACACCAAGTAACACCCACGCCCATTACCTGTTTAACAGCCCCATTCTGTCATAATCATCTTCTGAAGCCCTGAAGAACAGGCAATCTATAGCTCTCAGcaatttccttctctttctgggGATGTTTGAGATTTGCTCAGAGGCACAAAGCAAAAATCAATAGCCACACTTTCACAGCGGAGGAAAGGAAGCCTGCAGGAATCATTGCCAATTTCAAATATTTGCAATATAATCCTGAAAGCACAATTTGCTCATATAGGAATAAACTCAGCGAACAAATCTCTGTTTGTGTCCAAATTGGAAAAAATTATAACTTTCCTGATGCTAGCTGAGTTTAACCCTGGAGAGGAAAGTAGGACTATCCCAAATAATGAGCAATAACACATTCCATGTAGACACATTTCATTATCaaatttaatatttcataaaGATTCCTCTTTaactcatttgctttcttgccttGCTGTCTTTGTCTACAGATTAAACAAGCGAGGCATAAACTATGAATTAGTAAGATTTAGAAGTGCTGggaggcagattttgttatctttggtTAGAGTTAAGCTAGCCATTTCCCTCTGcgttcagtctttatgctaagctaagctaacagacagagagcagtaTTGATCTTCCCATTTAACTCtcagcagcaaagcaaacatgCACATTGCCCGTAATGTTGAACTACTCCTTTAACATGAGGCCTGAGCTCTGACTCACACGGTGACTCATGGCCATTGAAACTCATTCAGAGTCCTTTTCATATTAGAGACAAAGGGGTGTGGCAACCAGCTTAATGCCTCTGAAATACAGTCTGTATCAACTAATaatgaacaagaaaaacacacgGACCACAGCCTGCTTTTCTCCTTGTAGACAAACACAGTCAGCAAGATATACTTGTGTTCAACATCAGTGTCTAAACACCCTTGATTTATGTCAGCTCTTCTAAATATTCAGTACTTGCCAAGGATTTGCAACTTTTTCCATTTCCCTCTGTTTATGTTATCTAATGCTGTTCATTGACTTGTTACATTGTGTTTGGCCTTGCTGTTATCTGGCTTGTGTTCAATCGACTAAATATCATTATGTCAAGATAAAACAGTCGGTCATCCGCTCCCACTCCTGCCGGTCAAAATCCTTCAGTTTAAGAACTATAtgattttctttctattttgaATCTCAATATTAACAGTCATTGATTGGgcagataaataaaacaaacagttgTTGCTTGTTGCCCCTGCAGAGCAGTGTTGTCCCGTGTCATCGTTTCCACCCCCTGATCTGCTGAGGGATTTTACCCAAGAGGAAAACCATTCTGCCAACTTCTCTCTGTGCAGTCTATCCCCCTGCCTCAGTATTAAATTAGCCTCTTTGTTCACCCATATCCCACTATCTGGCTACACCACTTTAGTGAACACCATAATCCAGACTTGCTCTCTCACTCAGTCTTTCAATGTAAACACTGCTGCTCACCTGAGAGAGCTGACAGCCTTTATGGCAAAATGTAAAACCTGAGAAACAGGTTTGGAGCAGCTGTTTGTCCAGAACTAAACAATTTCTGCGcttgaaaatgcattttctctacatacatacatatatatgtgtgtgtgtgtgtgtgtgtgtgtgtagagaagatatacacacacacacacacacacacacacacacacacacacgtgtgtatatacacatatatacgtgcatatatacacacacacacacacacacacacacacacacacatatgcatacacatatgtatatatatatatacacactgtgtacatatatacatgtatatatacacacacatgtatatacatacatatacacacacacacacacacacacatatatgcatacgcatatatgtgtgtgtgtgtgtgtgtgtatatatatatatatacacacacacacacacacacacacacatatatgcactatgtacatatatacatgtatatatacacacatgtatatacacacacacacacacacacacacacacacacacacacatatatatatatatatatatatatccatccatccattttctatgcctcAATTTCAAATACAGAATGAACTACATGCAAAAATTAAACACTATATATACACTGTAAATATACAATGTATATGAATTGAAGCAGGATTTTGTTAGTTTAAAGAAAACTGgtcaaagattaaaaaaaaaatagcgcAAATGCATTTTAATCTCCTAAAAGGTATTTTTCCATTCAGAACCATGGCAttcctgctgctggtgcatCACGACAGCTATAGACTGCTACAGTAATAACTGTGGGTTGCCAAGAAAAGGTTACAGCATGTATTCCACATAAAAAGCCcaaattgacatttttacaGTTGCATGAATTTAACCAACAAAAATATTAATTGGTGAGATTTTGgaagttgtgtttttatatgtatatatttatatacacactatatacatatatacatgtatatatacacacatgtatatacatatatacacacacacagacacacacactatagacatatatacatgtatatacacacatggAAAACTTTACTGAGCCATAGTTAGCAAACTATGGAGTCCACTGGGGCAGCCATCATTTTGTTGAATCAGCAGTTAAACCCGTGGGACATTTCAGATGACCTGTTCATTGTACCAGAAAAGACGTTTAGTTTATTGTTCAAATATTAGAAGCAATCACACTTTCCACAGACAAACTGATTCATTCTTGACAAAAACTGACAAAGatgactttatttattatcatcaCCATTTATAtcattttgtacatttaaacccagtgcctctctctctctctctctctctctctctctctctctctctctcacacacacacacacacacactgaaatttgtcacttgtctctctcttgcttacCCTGTCTACCCAGTTGCTTTTTCAAGTGCCACATTGTAATGAATGCTGTCAAgatgcaacacacaaacagggcagGGAAGGACACACAAGCCCACCACAGCTGCCGCTCTCCAAATACTTCCGCCACCGTATCCCTCCGCCTGGCGTAGTCCTGGAACAGAGCCTCCAGCTGGAACATGGTGCACAGGGACAGAAACAGGTGGAAGATCTGGTGACCCTGACCCACAAAGTCACAGCGGCCGGGAAAGAAGCGCTCAGGGATGggacaggagaagaagagggcggACAGCAAGAACGAGGCCATCTGGAGAGCGTGGAAGGGCAGTGAGGGCTCCTGTGTCCAGGAGACGGTGAGCAGGCGGTGGGCTACGGGACTGATGTCCAGCAGGTATGCTAAGGTGGTAGGGATCAACTGGCAGATTTTACGCTGTAAAGGATATGGCCGCCTGTACCTGGACTTAGcaaaacagcagcctgcacaGGAAAGCCACCCAAAGAAGGCAGCTCCGGGCAGAAACAGCAGTCCAACACAGCATTCTCTCCACGCCGGCTCTGATGAGTAGAAATAATGTCCAAGTGAGCAGCCATACTGATACACAGCTACACCTACATAGtccatgaagaagaggaagtaGTGTGTATGTTCAGAGTGAGACTGGAAGAGGTGAGCTGCCACACTGAAGAACAGATAGGTGAGGCAGGACACCAGGAAGGCACTCAGAGGTAGAGAGGCTGCGTCCCAGGTGAACCCCAGGGCGTCTACGTTGGCCCACCAgcggagcagcagcacaggaccCGCCAACAAGTGGGTCCACACGTTTAGGGATTCATTGTGTCTCTGGAAGAGGCTGAGGAGGTAACAACGCCAGTCCTGCTGGGTGGGACGGTAGCCCGACAGGATGTAGGGCTCTCGGAACAGGCTGGGAACCTGGGAGGCGGTGACGGTGGGGCTGGGTGATGGAATGGAGAAAGGGGTGAGGTGCGAGAACCGGGGCAGGTGGCCAAGGTGCTTGAGATTGAGGGTCAAAGTGCTGAGCCACTGCAGAATGTCACCCGGCATAGCTGGGTGATGGgtggaggaaaggaagaggaggtggaagacagacagaggaggactgCAGGACAGAATTCCCTATGGGAGACaaaaattaaaaggaaaagacagaattaTTTCAGACGTTCATTTTGAATGAAAACTTAAAACTGAATAAAGGCCTCATAATGTTTCATAACAGGAACCCATGATGTGCTTTGATATGATGCCAACAAGCGTTATTGAGAAGGAGAGAGTCAAGTCATTTGTAGAATCTATTAGTCTCTACAGTGAATCAGGTGTGAAGATGTGGATCTAAGAAtggaagatgaaaagaaagtgAAGTGTGAGCTTAATACACTCGGAGGGGGATTAAAATGGGGAGAGAAAGTTACTAAAACTTAACACAAACCAGCCAGAAGCACATGCAGTGAAGTGTCAATAGACAGATTAACAAAGCAGGACTGTTTCTGTGAGCCATGAAATTGCAACTGCAGCTCTTTTGCCGTttgatgttcatgttttcattcaaCACGTCAGTCCAGACTGAACTATTTCAGCTCATCTTCACCTGCAGTCCCTTAGCACTACCATTAAAACATTAATCTGCACagtcataaaaaacacacacacaacataggAGCCTGCATGAAAGACATTCTTCTCCATATGAATCATGCATAAGGGACAAGCAGGCATGCAGTCAAACCTGTAACCATCACCCTCCTGTGTTGGCATGCACACATAGAAAAGAATGTAAACAACCGTTGCTAAACAGGTAAAGGAGCACCTATGGAGGCACCAGGGCAAACAACCACCCATCTGAGGATAGACTGCTCCTGAGAACAGCAGCGTGTATCCCCTCCTGATGGCTGAGCCCCCACCATTTTCCCCTTGACTTTGACGAAAACATTATTCCTCTGGCCCTTCCAAGTTCCAGTAACTGCAATTCCATGAATCCTGCTGCATGTGCATTTTTAGCCTATAAATAAACAATGCATTAAAATGCTCTTTTCTTTAATCCGTCTTCATTTTGTGACAAAGAAACTGTTCCTGTGCAGAAAAACGTTTCACACAATTTATCCGGTATgtcaacactgaaaacagataGAATAAACACTGTAATTTGCCACAGTGGTAAGGATTAACATCCACTCTAACACACTGTGAAGTATAGTTGGTGTAGTTGCGGGATTTGGTTGACAGGATCTAAGAGGAAGAAACATCAGCTCACCTTTTTGTATCGACCTGATGCGCCTCTGGAAAAGGAACAAAGTCATCAGCGAACTGCACTGCAGGATTCCCTTGAAGGCGCTCAGGTAACTAGAACATGTTGAGGTACAGACACAGCTGACCCGACAGCCCGGAGGCGCGCGGGGGTGTGGGCGGGGTTAAAATGACCGGAAACGCCCATAGTGCGCTTCTCATCAGTCCTTCTCAGTATCACAAATATCAGTGTATCCTTGTGGACATTTATATACGCTTATACTTTGAAAACGTCGTTCATtctaaagttgttttttttttttctatttcattaGTATTTCTATCTCAGTTTTCAATAGAAACTTGGAGCAGTGAGTTGTGTTTATAATGACCAAAATTCTTTATATCTGCTGTGGTCAGACAGGATGTTTTGGCACAGccttaataatgataataaaactGTGGGTGGAAAAGAGATAACGTGCATGTTTCATATTGCATGTGTCTCCATCTACTGTCTGGTAGTATGTACTCATATATGTACTCTATTCATGATCAAAACTAATTTGGGCTGCTTTACTTCAGCGGTGCACGTGTTTACATACCAATAAACATATGCCAACAAattataattatttatttattatgattAAACATAAAGACACGTTATAAATGGTGGTTAAAGAGGGATTTATTGATGCAAGGAAGAGATTATCCTAGTCCTCCCTGAGTGTCTGAAAATTAATTTGTAGACTAGAATTAGACAGAGAGAAGACTAGACagaatttcatttaatttcatgtcgaaacccccccccccccaaaaaaaaattaagtccTATTTTATGTGAAAAATTACCTATTGGTAGACTACATACTCTGAACTTTAGTACATTTAATCAATGTATTACAATTTATTGGATAAAAAAACTTTCAAAACTCAACTTTCTAACAATATTGGATCTCTTCTCTCATCTTTAAAAAGttgggtgatttttttttttttactgcagtgtCTCTATGCAGTTGGGAGGCTCCCTATAAAACTAGCAAACTATCATAAACAGATCTATCTATCACAAACAGTATATAAGAATCACTTTCCTCCTACTCCTGCTGCTATACCTCTAAAAGTGAGTATGAACAGAACACTCTGACAGCAACTGAACTGATGAAGACCGATAGTCAACAATTTAAGATAAAGAGtttaagtatttccatttatCTTTTagtgcaaatgaaaatgaattcataGTACAGTCCTTGATGGAATTTTGCCATCATCCAGATCCTTAGTAATACATGCAGATCCCATGTTCCCATGTACCATCTTTGCTTCATTTACGATTCAGTGATTGATATAGAGGAATCCCAAATAATGACACTGCCGaatcctgtctgtgtgaattAAACCATACAATTTAACATGGGTAAAGATTTGGGCATTGCCTTACAAATTCATCATCAAAAAGTTCAAACCTTTAGAAGTCGCCGTTTATGTCGCCATCTGCTGGACAAACAGGGTAGGTCAGGTCTGCTGagcttttcctccttttctacAGCCCGCCCCTTCCTGCTCCGTTTTCGCGCGAGTTCTTTAGTAGGCGTGATCACGTGGAGTCACGGTGGATTCTATTGGACAGCTCAACGTTTACCCGCCGACTATGCTAAGTAGCACGTGACGAGTTGACCAATGGCGTTTTACGCTTTGCTTGCGCCGGCACGCAGTGGCGCGAAATCCCTTCAGTTGTGTGGTTTGACGGCAGCAGAGGAGACGCGGTGAAGAAGCTCTGTGCGATATTTGAAGCTTTTTCAGTAAAACAAGTAATCGCTCACAATGGCAACCGACGTCGTAGATGACCGGGAGATGAGGGAGGCGCAGAGGGATTACCTGGACTTTCTGGACGACGATGTAAGTCTGACTTTTATGCGATTAAACGTTGGGTTGTTGGATGAAATGAGAAACCATGCGGTCACAACAAAAGAACTACCCTTCATTTGCCTAGAATGTCTCAGCTGACAGGTAAAAAACATCAATTTACAAGTGCTCCACGTTCATCTGAAGCTCGGTGTAACAGTTAAGTCTGATCTGAGTCTAGACGTGTGTTTAGTAAGCCGTGAGCTGATGCAGCTTTGTCCTGAAGCCCAGTGAAAGCATTATCGAGTTTCTTGAAAATGAAGATGATAAAATGACGCTAATCTTCTGCTCGGTTTGTGTAGCAAGACCAGGGGATTTACCAAAGCAAAGTCCGGGACATGATCAGCGAGAATAAAGCTCGACTCATCGTCAACATCAACGACCTGAGGAGACGGAACGAGGCCCGGGCTGcaaagtaagtgtgtgtgtgtgtgtgtctatgtgtgtgtctgtgtgtgtgtctgtgtgtgtgtgtgcgcgcgcaaaCTGTGGCTGAAAGTAACTTTCAAAAGATGAAAATCACGTTCTTTAACAAACCAAAAGCTTTAATTGTTCATTAAATATGGAGTTACAGGGGTTTAATGTTAAAACTGTCGTGTTTCATCGCACTGTGATGTGGGTTAGTTTTATTGGATGCATGAAGTGAATAGTGGTCTGTAGCGTGTTGTAGAGGCCCTCAATACACACCTTGACCAGTAGAACCAACTGACTgactttcagtgttttggtcACATCACTTggaattaaaagtaaaaatcatTACTCCATCTATGACCCAAGTGTTTTCTTGCCTCCTCCAGACTGATGAGCAGTGCCTTTGAGGAGCTGCTGGCGTTCCAGCGGGCTCTGAAGGACCTGGTGGCCTCTGTGGACGCCACCTACGCCAAGCAGTACGAGGAGTTCTACATCGGCCTGGAGGGCAGCTTCGGCTCCAAGCACGTCACCCCCCGGACCCTGACCTCACGCCTGCTGGGCagcatggtgtgtgtggagggcaTCATCACCAAGTGTGAGTttatttccctcctctctggGCCCTGCTGATCACTACTTGTCTTTGACTGTGTTGTACTTGATGCACTCTTTGTTTCTAAACACGTCATTTTCAGGGTGAAATGAACATGTTGATCATTTCCTCGTTCTTCTTCAGGTTCTCTGGTGCGTCCTAAAGTAGTGCGCAGCGTCCACTACTGCCCGGCCACCAAGAAGACAATGGAAAGGAAGTACACTGACATGACCTCTCTGGATGCCTTCCCTTCCAGTGCCATCTACCCCACCAAGGTAACAAGAGGAGCTCAGATGTTTGATTTCTGCATTGATGGTGCTGAAACGGCATCGCTGCCCAGATTAACAGCGATGGTCGTCGTTTTGTGGTTAATGTTTTCCCGCTTGGCTGTCAACAGGATGAGGAGAACAACCCTCTGGAGACAGAGTTCGGCCTCTCCATCTACAAGGACCACCAGACCATCACGGTGCAGGAGATGCCAGAGAAAGCCCCCGCCGGCCAGCTGCCTCGCTCTGTGGACATCATCCTGGACAACGACCTGGTGGACATGGTCAAACCAGGTGACCGAGTGCAGGTCATCGGAACGTACCGCTGCCTGCCCGGCAAGAAGGGCGGATTCACCTCTGGCACGTTCAGGTGAGGTGGCGTAGCGTGTGCACTGGAGCTGCTGGGTTGACTCTTGTTCTTGAGGATTAATTTTCCACCCTTTTCTCCTCAGGACCATCATGATCGCCTGCCACGTCAAGCAAATGAGCAAGGAAGTGTCCCCGTACTTCTCAGCGGACGACATCGCCAAAATCAGGAACTTCAGCCGGACTCGTTCCAGGGTGAGGCTGCCGTCTCTCCGCCCGGTCGCTCGCAGCTGTCCAAGCTTACACTTGAACTGAATGAGAAAATCGATTTCCTTTTCCGGCTTTCCTCAGGATGTGTTCGACCAGCTGGCTCGCTCCCTCGCTCCCAGCATCCACGGTCACGAGTACATAAAGAAGGCTATCCTTTGCATGCTGCTGGGCGGCGTGG
This window encodes:
- the paqr8 gene encoding membrane progestin receptor beta, giving the protein MPGDILQWLSTLTLNLKHLGHLPRFSHLTPFSIPSPSPTVTASQVPSLFREPYILSGYRPTQQDWRCYLLSLFQRHNESLNVWTHLLAGPVLLLRWWANVDALGFTWDAASLPLSAFLVSCLTYLFFSVAAHLFQSHSEHTHYFLFFMDYVGVAVYQYGCSLGHYFYSSEPAWRECCVGLLFLPGAAFFGWLSCAGCCFAKSRYRRPYPLQRKICQLIPTTLAYLLDISPVAHRLLTVSWTQEPSLPFHALQMASFLLSALFFSCPIPERFFPGRCDFVGQGHQIFHLFLSLCTMFQLEALFQDYARRRDTVAEVFGERQLWWACVSFPALFVCCILTAFITMWHLKKQLGRQGKQERDK